In Topomyia yanbarensis strain Yona2022 chromosome 2, ASM3024719v1, whole genome shotgun sequence, one DNA window encodes the following:
- the LOC131684047 gene encoding chymotrypsin-1-like isoform X2 → MKVVQSFSLVGLLALYGLVTATADKKQTKIVGGDIATVPIPYQISLQVLINSFHGFGPKTWTHNCGGSIIAPYYVVSAAHCLDGIEAPRMSIVYGTNDLRNNSSKGTRTLVESYKIHPSYVELNRNDIGIIRVVDQIVFNEIVQPIVYSAEKVAGGVRCLLTGWGYTMPKPIGRTPMDLRVVELTTITNKECKNRGSAVNPTEICTFTRIGQGACLGDSGGPLVCKNQVSGVVSYGTRFCGIGSPDVFTRVSEFKTWLDENQL, encoded by the exons ATGAAAGTGGTGCAAAGTTTTTCGCTGGTTGGCCTCCTGGCGCTTTACGGCCTAGTGACCGCCACTG CTGATAAGAAGCAGACTAAAATAGTTGGAGGTGACATAGCAACAGTGCCGATTCCATACCAGATTTCCCTGCAGGTACTGATAAATTCGTTCCACGGATTTGGCCCGAAAACTTGGACTCACAACTGTGGAGGTTCGATTATCGCTCCGTACTACGTCGTTTCGGCAGCACACTGTTTAGATGGCATCGAGGCTCCCCGGATGTCGATCGTATACGGGACAAATGATCTACGCAACAATAGCAGTAAAGGAACTCGAACCTTGGTAGAATCATACAAAATTCATCCGAGTTATGTGGAGCTGAATCGGAACGATATCGGTATCATTCGGGTTGTGGATCAAATCGTTTTCAATGAAATCGTTCAGCCGATTGTCTATTCCGCTGAGAAAGTTGCTGGTGGAGTTCGCTGTTTGCTGACCGGCTGGGGTTACACGATGCCCAAACCCATCGGAAGGACACCGATGGACTTACGGGTAGTTGAGCTCACCACAATTACGAACAAAGAGTGCAAGAACCGAGGTTCTGCTGTGAATCCAACTGAGATCTGCACGTTCACCAGAATCGGACAGGGAGCCTGTTTG GGCGACTCCGGCGGACCGCTGGTATGCAAAAACCAAGTTTCCGGCGTGGTGTCCTACGGGACGCGCTTCTGTGGCATCGGCTCACCGGACGTTTTCACACGTGTCTCCGAGTTTAAAACGTGGCTCGACGAGAACCAGTTGTAA